A section of the Flaviflexus equikiangi genome encodes:
- a CDS encoding TPM domain-containing protein, giving the protein MTIIHGGPVASVEPFRPTDLLSDPNGVVENPQAAEDALYDLADQSGDELYIVFVSDFGDLGPSQWAAEASSAVIDEGDALIAIATDATEVGYWSLNEDVANSVEAAIITARPELREGDWDGAIQTITSELSSDGGGLTGGSEGSSGLAAFALVSVALIAALIAVAAFRKSRSSKAKARKASENLEALGKRASNALIEADDGVRESAAELEFAKAEFGLQATVQFDEALRLARDEVQQAFEVRKKLDDNIPDTDAEKHAYYTAILEHTERARLAIAAQEEEFAKLRDMNARVHEILANLATRIHEITPRIPSAQAQIDTLGYRFPQAALATLQTYPGKVTELLAAAKEAVAKGQEQVSLDQRSQASVFARIAESHVQQASHLLDEVTNAEQTLLNAKKDLQKAIASLSSDVEDAKRLGRGDQTILARQAAAERALSYAVDSSADPILALGQLEEAETAIDSALAGVRQAEENHQRLIAGVEKARNAADRRIHAADILIDSNRRTIGSGARTSLAAARSAMSAGERASGIDEKLSHFQEAERHARRAEDEAKNDISRLDQSQFYGGRRGGGGNNMMTGLLIGSILSGGFGGGNNGGGFSSGSFGGGGFGGGGFGGGGGGGGFGGGIDF; this is encoded by the coding sequence ATGACGATCATCCATGGAGGGCCTGTCGCGAGCGTTGAGCCCTTCCGCCCAACCGATCTGCTCTCCGACCCGAACGGTGTCGTGGAGAACCCCCAGGCGGCGGAGGATGCGCTCTACGATCTGGCCGATCAGAGCGGCGATGAGCTCTACATCGTCTTTGTCAGCGACTTCGGAGACCTGGGCCCCAGCCAGTGGGCCGCCGAGGCGAGTTCCGCTGTCATCGACGAGGGCGACGCTCTCATTGCGATCGCCACTGATGCCACCGAAGTGGGCTATTGGTCGCTGAACGAGGACGTCGCGAACAGCGTCGAGGCGGCTATCATCACCGCGCGTCCCGAACTCCGTGAAGGCGACTGGGATGGCGCGATCCAAACCATCACGTCCGAGCTGTCGTCCGACGGCGGAGGTCTCACCGGTGGGAGCGAAGGCTCATCCGGTCTCGCCGCCTTCGCACTCGTCTCCGTTGCACTCATCGCCGCATTGATCGCCGTCGCGGCGTTCCGCAAGAGCCGCAGCTCGAAAGCGAAGGCACGGAAGGCGTCCGAGAATCTGGAGGCCCTCGGGAAGAGAGCATCCAACGCCCTGATCGAGGCGGATGATGGCGTGCGCGAGTCTGCCGCGGAGCTCGAGTTCGCGAAGGCGGAGTTCGGCCTGCAGGCAACCGTCCAGTTCGATGAGGCTCTCCGTCTTGCACGGGACGAAGTCCAGCAGGCCTTCGAGGTCCGCAAGAAGCTCGATGACAACATTCCCGACACCGATGCTGAGAAGCACGCCTATTACACGGCGATCCTCGAGCATACGGAACGTGCACGCCTCGCGATCGCCGCGCAGGAGGAGGAGTTCGCGAAGCTTCGAGACATGAATGCTCGCGTCCACGAGATCCTTGCCAATCTCGCCACCCGCATCCACGAGATCACCCCCCGGATCCCCTCCGCCCAGGCTCAGATCGATACGCTGGGCTATCGCTTCCCCCAGGCCGCTCTCGCCACCCTGCAGACGTATCCGGGCAAGGTGACCGAGCTTCTCGCGGCGGCAAAGGAAGCAGTGGCGAAGGGACAGGAGCAGGTTTCACTCGATCAGCGCTCCCAGGCCTCCGTTTTCGCTCGGATCGCCGAGTCCCACGTCCAGCAGGCTTCTCACCTTCTCGACGAGGTGACGAATGCCGAACAGACCCTCCTCAATGCGAAGAAGGACCTGCAGAAGGCCATCGCATCCCTCTCGTCCGATGTGGAGGATGCGAAGCGTCTCGGCAGAGGCGATCAGACGATCCTGGCCCGCCAGGCTGCGGCGGAGCGCGCACTCTCGTACGCCGTGGACTCGAGTGCCGATCCGATCCTTGCGCTCGGCCAGCTCGAGGAGGCTGAGACCGCTATCGACTCCGCTCTTGCGGGTGTGCGCCAGGCTGAGGAGAACCATCAGCGCCTTATCGCAGGCGTGGAGAAGGCCCGGAATGCTGCCGACCGCAGGATTCACGCAGCCGATATCCTCATCGACTCGAACCGCCGCACCATCGGCTCCGGGGCCCGCACCTCCCTCGCCGCCGCTCGCTCCGCCATGTCGGCAGGCGAACGAGCCTCCGGTATCGACGAGAAGCTCTCTCACTTCCAGGAGGCCGAGCGTCACGCACGCCGCGCCGAAGACGAGGCGAAGAACGACATCAGCCGCCTCGACCAGAGCCAGTTCTACGGCGGACGCCGCGGCGGGGGCGGCAACAACATGATGACGGGGCTCCTCATCGGCTCGATCCTCTCCGGCGGTTTCGGAGGCGGCAACAACGGTGGCGGCTTCTCCTCGGGCTCCTTCGGCGGGGGCGGCTTCGGCGGCGGAGGCTTCGGCGGCGGAGGCGGCGGGGGCGGCTTCGGCGGAGGCATCGATTTCTAA
- a CDS encoding NCS2 family permease: protein MNELLDRTFKLSERGTTVGQELRGGLVTFFAMSYILVLNPIILSTPDSTGHFLGGGTDGANTPAIAAGTALIAGIMSILMGSVANFPMAMAAGLGINAMLAYTIVSLPGMTWADAMGIVVLEGILIFILVMTGLREAIFKAVPGFLKTAISVGIGLFIALVGLVNAGIIRPGSGTPLDLGINGSIASWPLVVFLVGLVSIIILMVKRVRGAILIGIVIATVVAIIIEAVFDLGGQTPDGTNPGGWGLTVPALDGSPVSVPEFSTIGAFSITGPFEKISVIAILVLVFSLMLADFFDTMGTMVAVGSEGKLLDKNDNPPKMRQILAVDSLGAIAGGVGGVSSNTAYIESTTGVADGARTGLASVTTGIFFLLCTFLAPVAGMIPYEAATPALVVVGFLMMQQVANIDWQDLVVGIPAFLTIVFMPFSYSITVGIGMGFIAYGILALIDRRKVHPLLWIVNILFVFYFVRGPIETALGL, encoded by the coding sequence GTGAACGAACTACTTGATCGCACGTTTAAGCTCTCCGAGCGGGGCACCACGGTTGGCCAGGAACTCCGTGGCGGCCTCGTAACCTTCTTCGCGATGAGCTACATCCTCGTGCTGAACCCGATCATCCTTTCGACCCCCGATTCGACCGGCCACTTCCTCGGCGGCGGCACGGATGGTGCTAACACCCCCGCCATTGCGGCCGGTACAGCCCTCATCGCCGGCATCATGTCGATCCTCATGGGCTCTGTCGCGAACTTCCCGATGGCGATGGCGGCGGGCCTCGGCATCAACGCGATGCTCGCCTACACGATCGTCTCCCTCCCGGGAATGACGTGGGCCGATGCCATGGGCATCGTCGTCCTCGAAGGCATCCTCATCTTCATCCTCGTCATGACGGGCCTGCGCGAGGCGATCTTCAAGGCGGTGCCGGGCTTCCTCAAGACGGCGATCTCTGTCGGCATCGGCCTCTTCATCGCTCTTGTCGGTCTCGTCAACGCCGGCATCATCCGCCCAGGATCCGGCACCCCGCTCGATCTCGGCATCAACGGCTCGATCGCGTCGTGGCCGCTCGTCGTCTTCCTCGTCGGCCTCGTCTCCATCATCATCCTCATGGTCAAGCGGGTTCGCGGCGCCATCCTCATCGGCATCGTCATCGCAACCGTCGTCGCGATCATCATCGAGGCGGTCTTCGATCTCGGCGGCCAGACGCCCGACGGGACGAATCCTGGCGGTTGGGGCCTGACAGTTCCTGCGCTCGACGGCTCCCCGGTCTCGGTTCCGGAGTTCTCGACCATCGGCGCCTTCTCCATCACGGGCCCGTTCGAGAAGATCTCTGTCATCGCGATCCTCGTCCTCGTCTTCTCCCTCATGCTTGCCGACTTCTTCGACACCATGGGCACGATGGTTGCCGTCGGTTCGGAGGGCAAGCTCCTCGACAAGAACGACAACCCGCCGAAGATGCGCCAGATCCTGGCTGTCGATTCCCTTGGTGCGATCGCGGGCGGCGTCGGCGGCGTATCCTCCAACACGGCTTACATCGAGTCCACGACGGGCGTGGCGGATGGGGCGCGCACGGGCCTCGCGAGCGTCACGACCGGCATCTTCTTCCTCCTGTGCACGTTCCTCGCCCCCGTCGCCGGCATGATCCCCTACGAGGCGGCCACTCCCGCCCTCGTGGTCGTCGGCTTCCTCATGATGCAGCAGGTCGCGAACATCGACTGGCAGGATCTCGTCGTCGGCATCCCGGCCTTCTTGACGATCGTCTTCATGCCGTTCTCCTACTCGATCACCGTCGGTATCGGCATGGGCTTCATCGCCTACGGAATCCTTGCCCTCATCGACCGCCGCAAGGTCCACCCCCTGCTCTGGATCGTCAACATCCTCTTCGTGTTCTACTTCGTCCGGGGCCCCATCGAAACAGCCCTCGGTCTGTGA
- a CDS encoding lysophospholipid acyltransferase family protein — protein sequence MTTLHPLTQYTSRSHRIARRIIRRGIARPLISSIVSASVEGEELVEGLTGAFIVVGNHSSHLDAPMMFTLLPADITENLATGAAADYFYRKRFVSRLTALFFNTYPIERKGKIKKSSGRGLTSQEGPSPAAGMTGRLLKAGIPILIFPEGTRSRDGRMGEFKAGAAALSQKLGVPIVPIGLIGGHDAMPVGAFWPKPGRPRVKLVIGAPMQAESDETVEHYNARIKACVEAMRATGHPHSGEGVDLDAA from the coding sequence GTGACTACCCTTCATCCGCTCACCCAATACACGTCACGTTCCCACCGGATCGCGCGGAGGATCATACGGCGCGGCATAGCGCGCCCTCTCATCTCCTCCATCGTCTCCGCCTCCGTCGAGGGCGAAGAGCTCGTCGAGGGGCTCACGGGTGCCTTCATCGTCGTCGGCAACCACTCCAGCCATCTCGACGCGCCGATGATGTTCACGCTCCTTCCGGCTGATATCACCGAGAATCTCGCGACCGGCGCAGCCGCCGACTATTTCTATCGGAAACGCTTCGTATCCCGGTTGACCGCGCTGTTCTTCAACACGTACCCGATCGAGCGCAAGGGCAAGATCAAGAAGTCGTCCGGGCGGGGACTCACGTCCCAGGAGGGGCCCAGCCCCGCCGCCGGTATGACGGGGCGCCTGCTCAAGGCCGGGATACCGATCCTGATCTTCCCCGAAGGCACACGCTCCCGTGACGGGCGCATGGGAGAGTTCAAGGCGGGAGCAGCCGCCCTCTCCCAGAAGCTCGGCGTTCCGATTGTTCCCATCGGCCTCATCGGGGGACACGATGCGATGCCGGTGGGGGCGTTCTGGCCGAAGCCGGGCAGGCCCCGAGTCAAGCTCGTCATCGGGGCTCCCATGCAGGCAGAGAGCGATGAAACGGTCGAACACTACAATGCTCGGATCAAAGCCTGCGTCGAGGCGATGAGAGCGACAGGGCACCCTCATTCCGGTGAAGGCGTTGATCTCGACGCCGCCTAG
- a CDS encoding response regulator transcription factor yields MGVMSSEAKILVVDDEPSIRELLSASLSFAGFEVRMAADGHEAVSQVSFVHPDLVVLDIMLPDMDGFEVLKKLREHEPGLPVLFLTAKDDIQDKVRGLSIGGDDYVTKPFSLEEVVARIRAILRRTNDEREEGNIVYADLVLNEDSYEVHRAGVNIELSPTEFKLLRYLMINAERVVSKEQIIDHVWDYNWNGEISIVESYISYLRRKIDSSEALGVEVKPLIHTKRAIGYVLREQK; encoded by the coding sequence ATGGGTGTCATGAGTTCTGAAGCAAAAATCCTTGTTGTCGATGACGAGCCGTCTATCCGCGAGCTTCTCAGCGCATCGCTGTCCTTCGCCGGCTTCGAGGTGCGCATGGCGGCCGATGGTCATGAGGCCGTCTCCCAGGTATCTTTCGTGCACCCCGATCTTGTCGTCCTCGACATCATGCTGCCGGACATGGACGGCTTCGAGGTGCTGAAGAAGCTCCGCGAGCACGAGCCCGGCCTTCCCGTCCTCTTCCTCACCGCGAAGGATGACATCCAGGACAAGGTGCGCGGCCTGTCGATCGGCGGCGACGACTATGTGACGAAGCCGTTCTCGCTTGAAGAGGTAGTTGCCAGGATCCGCGCGATCCTGCGCCGCACCAACGACGAACGGGAGGAGGGCAACATCGTGTACGCCGATCTTGTCCTCAACGAGGATTCGTACGAAGTGCACCGCGCGGGAGTCAACATCGAGCTCTCTCCGACCGAGTTCAAGCTCCTTCGCTATCTCATGATCAACGCAGAACGCGTCGTGTCGAAAGAACAGATCATCGACCACGTGTGGGATTACAACTGGAACGGCGAGATCTCGATCGTCGAGTCCTATATTTCGTATCTGCGGCGCAAGATCGATTCGTCCGAGGCGCTCGGTGTCGAGGTGAAGCCCCTCATCCATACGAAGCGCGCTATCGGCTATGTCCTTCGCGAACAGAAGTAG
- a CDS encoding DUF3027 domain-containing protein gives MSRLVPVQTVTKEKTLAQAVDLAREALVDITPADSIGDHQGVVLEAERVLTHAFTCLLPGYSGWFWAVTQSRAPRSRKVTVNELSLKPGPEALVAPEWVPWADRLEPDDVSGVEPLPYRAEDPRLVEGFEDTSDDADQLREFELGLGRARVLSQQGRKEAFNRWYNSDRGPDNPSTRAAKANCSTCAFMMLMAGSARSMFGVCANEWSPDDGKVVSLDHGCGAHSETDAPKQQKLWDQSDPVLNETDIEIVESAT, from the coding sequence ATGAGCAGGCTGGTGCCGGTCCAGACGGTCACGAAGGAGAAGACTCTCGCGCAGGCGGTCGATCTGGCGAGGGAGGCTCTGGTCGATATCACCCCAGCAGACTCCATTGGCGACCACCAGGGCGTCGTTCTCGAGGCAGAGCGCGTCCTCACCCATGCCTTCACCTGTCTTCTTCCCGGATACTCCGGCTGGTTCTGGGCCGTCACCCAGTCTCGTGCCCCGCGCTCGCGGAAAGTCACCGTCAACGAGCTCTCGCTGAAGCCCGGCCCGGAGGCTCTTGTCGCCCCCGAGTGGGTGCCGTGGGCAGACCGTCTCGAACCGGACGACGTGTCCGGCGTGGAGCCCCTCCCGTACCGGGCAGAGGATCCGCGCCTTGTCGAGGGCTTCGAAGACACCTCGGACGATGCTGATCAGCTGCGGGAGTTCGAGCTCGGCCTCGGGCGGGCCCGCGTGCTGTCCCAGCAGGGCCGCAAGGAGGCGTTCAACAGGTGGTACAACTCCGATCGCGGGCCGGACAACCCGTCGACGCGTGCGGCGAAGGCGAACTGCTCGACGTGTGCGTTCATGATGCTCATGGCAGGGTCGGCACGAAGCATGTTCGGTGTCTGCGCCAACGAGTGGTCCCCTGACGACGGCAAGGTCGTGTCTCTCGATCACGGGTGCGGTGCGCACTCGGAGACAGATGCTCCGAAGCAGCAGAAGCTGTGGGACCAGTCGGATCCCGTCCTCAACGAGACCGACATCGAGATTGTGGAAAGCGCGACTTAG
- a CDS encoding PspA/IM30 family protein, which produces MAEKQSILGRVSQLARANINSLLDRAEDPQKMLDQLVRDYTNSIAEAEDAIAVTIGNLRLAEADHAEDMREAEDWGRKAIAASDRAEQFRSSGDEGNAKKFDDLAKVALSKQIAAESEARSAEPMIDSQNQVVDQLKAGLQTMHQKLDQLKSRRDSLVARQKSVAAQAKVQESMASINVLDPTSEISRYEEQIRRQEAVVAGRKELQGSSLADQFAELEDHSQDVEIEARLAALKAAKQRPGEIESGENTTIY; this is translated from the coding sequence ATGGCTGAAAAACAGTCCATTCTCGGTCGCGTAAGCCAGCTCGCTCGGGCAAACATCAACTCCCTCCTCGATCGTGCGGAGGATCCCCAGAAGATGCTCGATCAGCTCGTCCGCGACTACACGAATTCCATTGCTGAGGCGGAGGATGCGATTGCTGTGACGATCGGCAACCTCCGTCTCGCGGAGGCCGATCACGCGGAGGACATGCGGGAGGCTGAGGATTGGGGCCGCAAGGCGATCGCAGCATCGGATCGCGCCGAGCAGTTCCGCTCCTCGGGCGACGAGGGCAATGCCAAGAAGTTCGACGATCTGGCGAAGGTGGCGCTCTCGAAGCAGATCGCCGCCGAGTCGGAGGCCCGTTCCGCGGAGCCCATGATCGATTCGCAGAACCAGGTCGTCGACCAGTTGAAGGCCGGCCTGCAGACCATGCACCAGAAGCTCGATCAGCTGAAGTCGCGCAGGGACTCTCTCGTCGCCCGCCAGAAGTCTGTCGCGGCCCAGGCGAAGGTCCAGGAATCGATGGCGTCGATCAACGTTCTCGATCCCACGTCGGAGATCTCCCGCTACGAGGAGCAGATCCGCCGGCAGGAGGCTGTGGTCGCGGGCAGGAAGGAGCTCCAGGGCTCCTCGCTGGCAGACCAGTTCGCCGAGCTCGAGGACCATTCCCAGGATGTCGAGATCGAGGCGCGTCTCGCGGCCCTCAAGGCTGCCAAGCAGCGCCCGGGCGAGATCGAGTCCGGAGAGAACACGACGATCTACTAG
- a CDS encoding sensor histidine kinase: protein MRNEKSLTGRLVALYVLVLTIALGAVFMSTMTVMSQVLLNQVDDDLKSSGATIAQQTFSALTGTNVQVVPSPYYIYVKNEFNADWQYMSPSMQERYGTPQDVTAVFDGEPAQPITIPGTIEHSSWRAIYLNTVSDQFPAVAIAYPLANMEQTKAEMMLILFMIASSVVALGAIISYFMVQHALKPLRIIEHTTRQISRGDLGQRVPTENLGVEVGHLAGSINIMLGQIEAGMHARQRSEDKMRQFISDASHELRTPLASVRGYAELYRMGGIGPDKVGQAMDRIESESRRMGGLVEDLLQLARLDESRPLTMTSANLTDIAQGAVMDFHARAPEYSARVIGLHGEEPQPVIARVNRDKIAQVISNLLSNVLQHTPAGTAVDVAVGVERMNSAAGMVSMAIIEVRDHGPGIPPDKQEKVFERFYRVDTSRSRASGGSGLGLAIVASIAAAHHGSANVSTTPGGGTTVSLNFPIPADLSDPAPSDAARSEK from the coding sequence TTGCGTAACGAGAAGAGCCTCACGGGGCGACTTGTCGCCCTCTACGTCCTCGTGCTCACCATCGCCCTCGGTGCCGTGTTCATGAGCACGATGACGGTGATGAGCCAGGTGCTCCTCAATCAGGTGGATGATGATCTGAAGTCGTCGGGCGCGACGATCGCTCAACAGACCTTCAGTGCCCTCACCGGCACGAACGTCCAGGTCGTCCCCTCCCCCTACTACATCTATGTGAAGAACGAGTTCAACGCGGACTGGCAGTACATGTCGCCGTCGATGCAGGAGCGCTACGGCACACCCCAGGATGTGACGGCCGTCTTCGACGGGGAGCCCGCCCAGCCGATCACCATACCTGGCACGATCGAGCACTCGAGCTGGCGCGCCATCTACCTCAACACCGTCTCGGACCAGTTCCCGGCTGTCGCTATCGCATATCCGCTGGCGAATATGGAGCAGACGAAGGCGGAGATGATGCTCATTCTCTTCATGATCGCCTCCTCCGTCGTCGCGCTCGGGGCAATCATCTCCTATTTCATGGTGCAGCACGCCCTCAAGCCCCTCCGCATCATCGAGCACACGACGAGACAGATCTCGCGAGGGGATCTCGGCCAGCGCGTGCCGACAGAGAACCTGGGAGTCGAGGTGGGTCATTTGGCCGGCTCGATCAACATCATGCTCGGCCAGATCGAAGCCGGTATGCATGCTCGTCAGCGCTCCGAGGACAAGATGAGGCAGTTCATCTCCGATGCGTCGCATGAACTCCGCACCCCGCTCGCATCCGTTCGCGGCTATGCCGAGCTCTATCGCATGGGCGGCATCGGGCCCGACAAGGTCGGCCAGGCCATGGACAGGATCGAGTCCGAGTCACGGCGAATGGGAGGCCTCGTGGAGGACCTGCTTCAGCTTGCCCGCCTTGACGAGTCGCGGCCGTTGACGATGACATCTGCGAACCTCACGGACATCGCACAGGGCGCCGTCATGGACTTCCATGCGCGGGCTCCAGAGTATTCGGCCCGCGTCATCGGTCTCCACGGCGAAGAACCCCAGCCTGTCATTGCGCGGGTCAACAGGGACAAGATCGCTCAGGTCATCTCGAACCTGCTCAGCAACGTCCTCCAGCACACCCCGGCGGGGACCGCCGTCGACGTCGCGGTCGGAGTCGAGCGCATGAACTCGGCGGCCGGGATGGTCTCGATGGCGATCATCGAAGTTCGAGATCACGGCCCCGGCATCCCGCCCGATAAGCAGGAGAAGGTGTTCGAACGGTTCTATCGCGTCGATACGTCTCGGTCACGAGCTTCGGGAGGATCCGGACTTGGCTTGGCGATCGTTGCCTCGATCGCCGCCGCACACCACGGCTCCGCGAACGTCAGCACCACCCCGGGTGGCGGCACGACGGTGTCTTTGAACTTCCCCATTCCCGCAGACCTGTCGGATCCCGCACCGTCTGACGCGGCGCGATCGGAGAAGTGA
- a CDS encoding cold-shock protein, whose amino-acid sequence MPTGKVKFFSQDKGFGYITGDDGRDVYFPESVLPVGARPRKGTSVEYSVAEGRRGLHALSVEIKEAPVSLAKVNRRKPEEMVPIIEDLIKLLDNASGQLRRGRYPEGGQRIADALRTLASEFDA is encoded by the coding sequence GTGCCAACTGGCAAGGTAAAGTTCTTCAGCCAAGACAAGGGTTTTGGCTACATCACCGGTGACGACGGGCGGGACGTGTATTTCCCCGAGTCGGTTCTCCCGGTCGGTGCGCGTCCCCGAAAAGGGACCAGCGTAGAGTATTCCGTTGCGGAGGGCCGTCGAGGCCTCCATGCGCTGTCCGTTGAGATCAAGGAAGCGCCCGTCTCCCTCGCGAAAGTCAACCGGCGCAAGCCGGAAGAAATGGTCCCCATCATCGAGGACCTCATCAAGCTTCTCGACAATGCGTCAGGGCAGCTGCGGCGCGGCCGCTATCCCGAGGGCGGTCAGCGAATAGCCGACGCGCTGCGGACCCTGGCAAGCGAGTTCGACGCATGA
- the manA gene encoding mannose-6-phosphate isomerase, class I, translated as MERVRGIVKDYAWGSRTAIPALFDLGESAAPVAEVWLGTHSAGPAIIGDGMVYGRGADGSEQDLRSYVLADPEGALGPDVAQMGNTLPYLLKLIAPAKPLSLQVHPSREQAARRFDDEERAGIPLTAPTRSYLDRNHKPELLLALERFEAIAGFRAPRRVADVIADLPCTIAATLSMYLREDRSAAGVRRCFEYLLSEETRPSEDEVTALVEGCRARLESGSSPSLRADRIVSHLADHYPGDPGVVASLLLNPVTLQPGEALFVPAGTVHAYMSGVGVEIMANSDNVLRAGLTSKHIDVQELLATVDYIAAPPIRIAPEHISDVTRTFYAPVEDFELSVTDLWAWNQAHPLPGRGPRILLSLSGAIEVATNEQRITLNLGEAVFVRADEGNLQVKGVGTLIQADVP; from the coding sequence GTGGAGAGGGTTCGCGGGATCGTCAAGGACTACGCGTGGGGGTCGAGGACGGCGATACCGGCACTGTTCGACCTTGGCGAGAGCGCGGCCCCGGTTGCGGAAGTCTGGCTCGGGACGCATTCGGCCGGCCCTGCGATCATCGGCGATGGCATGGTGTACGGGCGGGGCGCCGATGGCTCGGAGCAGGATCTGCGCTCCTATGTCCTCGCCGATCCCGAGGGGGCCCTTGGCCCGGACGTGGCACAGATGGGGAACACGCTCCCGTACCTTCTCAAGCTCATCGCCCCCGCGAAGCCGCTCTCCCTTCAAGTCCATCCCAGCCGCGAGCAGGCGGCCCGGCGGTTCGATGACGAGGAGAGGGCGGGAATCCCGCTGACAGCCCCGACACGCTCCTACCTCGACAGGAACCACAAGCCGGAGCTGCTTCTCGCGCTCGAGCGCTTCGAGGCCATTGCCGGCTTCCGGGCTCCACGCCGCGTCGCGGACGTGATCGCGGACCTGCCTTGCACGATCGCCGCCACGCTGTCGATGTACCTGCGTGAGGATCGAAGCGCTGCCGGTGTGCGGCGCTGCTTCGAATACCTGTTGAGCGAGGAGACGCGGCCGAGCGAGGACGAGGTGACAGCACTCGTCGAGGGCTGTCGCGCCAGGCTGGAAAGCGGCAGCTCACCATCACTGCGCGCGGATCGGATCGTCAGCCACCTGGCCGACCACTATCCCGGTGATCCCGGCGTTGTCGCCTCCCTGCTCCTCAACCCGGTCACGCTCCAGCCGGGCGAGGCCCTCTTCGTTCCCGCGGGAACCGTTCACGCCTACATGTCCGGCGTCGGCGTCGAGATCATGGCGAATTCGGACAATGTGCTGCGGGCAGGTCTGACATCGAAGCACATCGACGTGCAGGAGCTCCTCGCGACGGTCGACTATATTGCGGCCCCTCCGATTCGTATCGCGCCCGAACATATTTCCGACGTGACGCGTACCTTCTATGCGCCGGTGGAGGATTTCGAGCTGTCCGTGACGGACCTGTGGGCCTGGAACCAGGCTCATCCGCTGCCGGGTCGCGGCCCCCGTATTCTCCTCTCCCTGTCTGGTGCGATCGAGGTCGCGACGAACGAGCAGAGGATCACATTAAACCTCGGTGAGGCCGTATTTGTTCGTGCCGATGAGGGAAATCTCCAGGTCAAAGGTGTGGGTACTCTCATCCAGGCCGACGTCCCCTAG
- a CDS encoding MarR family winged helix-turn-helix transcriptional regulator: MLESSSVAESLRFAVLHLSRGLRGAGKLGESRYCVLSALSASPMTVSALAFHGRVSVASMSKLVSAMVEAGLVQRERDVVDARRVDISITEAGREALAAAADDGVEWLHRHIDGLEGEDIITLSRAAAIMRTMITT; this comes from the coding sequence GTGTTAGAAAGCTCTTCTGTCGCCGAGTCATTGAGATTCGCCGTGCTTCACCTCTCTCGCGGTCTACGCGGAGCGGGAAAGCTCGGCGAATCTCGCTATTGCGTCCTCTCGGCCCTCTCGGCCAGCCCCATGACGGTCAGCGCGCTCGCATTCCACGGCCGCGTCTCCGTTGCCTCCATGTCCAAGCTCGTGTCGGCCATGGTCGAGGCGGGCCTCGTCCAGCGCGAACGGGACGTGGTCGATGCTCGACGGGTCGACATCTCGATCACCGAGGCGGGCCGCGAGGCGCTGGCCGCGGCGGCAGACGACGGAGTGGAATGGCTACATCGGCATATAGACGGATTGGAAGGTGAAGATATCATCACTCTCAGCCGCGCGGCGGCAATCATGAGGACGATGATCACCACGTGA